The Alphaproteobacteria bacterium genome contains a region encoding:
- a CDS encoding cupin domain-containing protein has protein sequence MPDTTQPAPTPTTGPLASRYVDVGAIAWEKTRFEGVEWKILMEDKERGLLTALMRWAPGARLPLHEHVEIEQTWVLEGSFEDHQGVCTAGNYVWRPKGSRHEAWTREGAVMLAVFLSPNRFFDQG, from the coding sequence ATGCCCGACACCACGCAGCCGGCGCCGACGCCGACCACCGGACCGCTCGCCTCACGCTATGTCGATGTCGGCGCGATCGCCTGGGAGAAGACGCGCTTCGAGGGCGTCGAGTGGAAGATCCTGATGGAGGACAAGGAGCGCGGCCTGCTCACCGCGCTGATGCGCTGGGCGCCCGGCGCGCGCCTGCCGCTGCACGAGCATGTCGAGATCGAGCAGACCTGGGTGCTCGAAGGCAGCTTCGAGGACCACCAGGGCGTCTGCACCGCCGGCAACTATGTCTGGCGCCCCAAGGGCAGCCGCCACGAGGCCTGGACGCGCGAGGGCGCGGTGATGCTGGCGGTGTTCCTCAGCCCCAACCGGTTCTTCGACCAGGGCTGA
- a CDS encoding DUF3592 domain-containing protein, with the protein MQPLRLLMLSVFTGLGVLLLSFTAWMVVDNIGVMRTHQHARAEVVKSQRIGSGARKGLTFYAVVVRYDGPRGRRTAQVDRSTSHYEPGEILSVYYRPETAYKVVAGSFMAMWFFPTILGTLGLVAVFFGLRPKDLRRPATPT; encoded by the coding sequence ATGCAGCCTCTGCGACTTCTGATGCTGTCGGTCTTCACCGGCCTCGGCGTGCTCCTGCTGTCTTTCACCGCGTGGATGGTGGTGGACAACATCGGCGTCATGCGCACGCACCAGCACGCCCGCGCCGAGGTCGTGAAGAGCCAGCGCATCGGGTCCGGGGCGCGCAAGGGACTGACCTTCTACGCCGTCGTGGTCCGTTACGATGGCCCGCGCGGCCGGCGCACCGCGCAGGTCGATCGCTCGACCAGCCACTACGAGCCCGGCGAGATCCTGAGCGTCTACTACCGGCCCGAGACGGCCTACAAGGTCGTCGCCGGCAGCTTCATGGCCATGTGGTTCTTCCCCACGATCCTCGGCACCCTGGGCCTGGTGGCGGTGTTCTTCGGGCTGCGGCCGAAGGACCTGCGGCGGCCCGCGACTCCGACATAG
- a CDS encoding DUF1269 domain-containing protein, with the protein MAELVVVGFDNPQEADRALTELGWLQKEYLIDLEDAVVAIRTADGRVRLKQSVNLVASGAAGGALWGGMFGALIGLLFLNPLIGLITGAAFGAGSGALSGKLADYGIDDDFIRSIGQTLRPDTSALFVLVRKIQPEKVLAELKGLRGRVIRSSLSPEQEERLREALSNSGVSLPGTPPAAGPAPLPAPPG; encoded by the coding sequence ATGGCGGAGCTGGTGGTCGTCGGATTCGACAATCCGCAGGAGGCGGACCGGGCGCTCACCGAGCTCGGCTGGCTGCAGAAGGAATACCTGATCGATCTCGAGGACGCGGTCGTCGCCATCCGCACCGCCGACGGAAGGGTGCGGCTGAAGCAGAGCGTCAACCTGGTGGCCAGCGGCGCCGCCGGCGGCGCGCTGTGGGGCGGCATGTTCGGCGCGCTGATCGGCCTGCTGTTCCTCAACCCGCTGATCGGGCTGATCACCGGCGCGGCCTTCGGCGCCGGCTCCGGCGCGCTGTCGGGCAAGCTCGCCGATTACGGCATCGACGACGACTTCATCCGCTCGATCGGCCAGACCCTGCGGCCCGACACCTCGGCGCTGTTCGTGCTGGTGCGCAAGATCCAGCCCGAGAAGGTGCTGGCCGAGCTCAAGGGCTTGCGCGGCCGGGTGATCCGCTCCTCGCTCTCGCCCGAGCAGGAGGAGCGGCTGCGCGAGGCGCTGTCGAATTCCGGCGTGAGCCTGCCCGGCACGCCGCCCGCCGCCGGCCCGGCACCGCTGCCGGCGCCGCCGGGCTGA